In Streptomyces sp. NBC_01707, a genomic segment contains:
- a CDS encoding LLM class flavin-dependent oxidoreductase, with protein MSATTALHLAAEIGGPPHYDALHYVELARLAERGSLDFVTLGDSFARPGLDALAVLSRVAPATRRIGLVPTVTTTHTEPFHVSSAVATLDWVSRGRAGWSAEVSATEAEARLFGRRSAAPAAELWREAGETADVGARLWDSWEDDAEIRDVATGRFIDRDKLHYVDFEGATFTVRGPAIVPRPPQGHPVTVIDGTGGPSQAAAARHADVVLVRATAPEQAAGIREDVRRRAAAYGRDPDTLRVLVALTVDLGDAETAPEPGLESGPPLAAGGSYYRGGPVDLAELIARWHRAGAVDGFHLTPITPERDLERIVNGTVALLQHRSLFRTFYPGGTLREHLGLARPANRYALAEGRA; from the coding sequence ATGTCTGCCACCACCGCTCTTCATCTGGCCGCCGAGATCGGCGGCCCGCCCCACTACGACGCCCTGCACTACGTCGAGCTCGCCCGGCTCGCCGAGCGCGGGTCACTCGACTTCGTGACCCTCGGCGACTCGTTCGCCCGCCCCGGACTCGACGCGCTCGCCGTGCTCTCCCGGGTCGCGCCCGCCACCCGCAGGATCGGGCTGGTCCCGACCGTCACCACCACCCACACCGAGCCGTTCCATGTCTCGTCCGCCGTGGCCACCCTGGACTGGGTGAGCCGCGGCCGGGCGGGCTGGAGCGCCGAGGTGTCGGCGACCGAGGCCGAGGCCCGGCTGTTCGGCCGGCGGTCCGCCGCGCCCGCCGCCGAGCTGTGGCGCGAAGCGGGCGAGACCGCCGATGTCGGAGCCCGGCTGTGGGACAGCTGGGAGGACGACGCGGAGATCCGGGATGTCGCCACCGGCCGCTTCATCGACCGCGACAAGCTGCACTACGTCGATTTCGAGGGCGCGACGTTCACCGTCCGTGGACCGGCCATCGTGCCCAGGCCACCGCAGGGTCACCCGGTCACCGTGATCGACGGGACGGGCGGACCGAGCCAGGCCGCCGCCGCACGCCACGCCGATGTCGTACTCGTACGGGCCACCGCGCCCGAGCAGGCCGCGGGCATCCGGGAGGACGTACGGCGCCGCGCCGCGGCGTACGGCCGCGACCCCGACACCCTGCGGGTGCTGGTGGCGCTCACCGTCGACCTCGGGGACGCCGAGACCGCGCCGGAACCCGGTCTGGAGAGCGGACCGCCGCTCGCCGCCGGGGGCTCGTACTACCGGGGCGGCCCGGTCGACCTCGCCGAACTGATCGCCCGATGGCACCGGGCCGGAGCCGTCGACGGCTTCCACCTCACGCCCATCACACCGGAGCGCGATCTCGAACGGATCGTCAACGGAACCGTCGCCCTGCTTCAGCACCGCAGCCTGTTCCGCACCTTCTACCCGGGAGGCACGCTCCGCGAGCACCTGGGACTGGCGCGCCCGGCGAACCGATACGCCCTTGCGGAGGGACGAGCATGA
- a CDS encoding ABC transporter substrate-binding protein, translating into MPVRRTLAATLATLTAAGLLTACGTSDAATDEINPKGQRGTGIDIGPDQHRIREKKVDAIAAKVPAAVRERGTLRLGASADASPPLGFYATDDKTRIGSEIDLATLIADTLGLKPEFEEVSWENLFVGLDSSKFDGVLSNVTVTEERKEKYDFATYRLDNIAFEAKKGSGWKVKGPEDVAGKTVAVASGTNQEKILVDWSEQNVKAGRKPVDIKYFQKDTDYYLALQSGRIDGYLGPSPSVNYHVASAGRSEVVGTLSGGGDGLQGKIAATTKKDSGLVEAYAAAIDHIIEDGSYAKVLGRWGLSDEAVEKSEINPPGLPKPKN; encoded by the coding sequence GTGCCCGTCCGCCGTACCCTCGCCGCCACGCTCGCCACCCTCACCGCCGCCGGACTCCTCACGGCCTGCGGTACGAGCGACGCCGCCACCGACGAGATCAACCCGAAGGGACAGCGGGGCACCGGCATCGACATCGGCCCCGACCAGCACCGGATCCGGGAGAAGAAGGTCGACGCCATCGCGGCGAAGGTGCCGGCAGCCGTCCGTGAACGCGGCACGCTGCGGCTGGGCGCGAGCGCCGACGCCTCGCCGCCGCTCGGCTTCTACGCCACCGACGACAAGACCCGGATCGGCTCCGAGATCGACCTGGCGACCCTGATCGCCGACACGCTCGGGCTGAAGCCGGAGTTCGAGGAGGTCTCCTGGGAGAACCTCTTCGTCGGCCTCGACAGCTCCAAGTTCGACGGCGTCCTGTCGAACGTCACGGTCACCGAGGAACGCAAGGAGAAGTACGACTTCGCGACCTACCGGCTCGACAACATCGCCTTCGAGGCCAAGAAGGGCTCCGGCTGGAAGGTGAAGGGCCCCGAGGACGTGGCGGGGAAGACCGTCGCAGTCGCGTCCGGCACCAACCAGGAGAAGATCCTCGTCGACTGGAGCGAGCAGAACGTCAAGGCCGGACGCAAGCCGGTGGACATCAAGTACTTCCAGAAGGACACCGACTACTACCTGGCCCTGCAGTCCGGCCGGATCGACGGCTATCTCGGCCCCAGCCCGTCGGTGAACTACCACGTGGCGTCGGCCGGCCGGTCCGAGGTCGTCGGCACGCTGTCGGGCGGTGGCGACGGACTCCAGGGGAAGATCGCCGCCACCACGAAGAAGGACAGCGGCCTGGTCGAGGCGTACGCGGCCGCCATCGACCACATCATCGAAGACGGCTCGTACGCCAAGGTGCTGGGGCGCTGGGGGCTCTCCGACGAGGCCGTCGAGAAGTCCGAGATCAACCCGCCCGGCCTTCCCAAGCCCAAGAACTGA
- a CDS encoding DUF4231 domain-containing protein: MVFRSEDLPALFHHTDAIAIARQREAVNTTRGQLILLVVGALPAALPWHGTVGGSFQLLDGIGALAYLGVLFTTYAASRRKAKSHWQLNRSAAEFIKSMCWRYAVHGSPFDTGTQHPEAVFANRLEEGLQELRKVGWVDPRDEMSDAGGGLITESMRELRSRAFTVRKETYVRDRLIEQRRWYRRRQHVSRRGALVWSSAIAALTTPALALSLLQTFGAARSFALTGALSAAAAACLAWNEMRRHHPLISAHSLVEKDLESMQAAMETSLTERQWPVAVFETERIVSPEHTDWLARHRM, from the coding sequence ATGGTCTTCAGGAGCGAGGACCTCCCGGCGCTCTTCCACCACACGGACGCCATCGCCATCGCACGCCAGCGGGAGGCGGTCAATACGACCCGCGGCCAACTGATCCTCCTCGTGGTAGGTGCCCTGCCGGCGGCCCTGCCCTGGCACGGCACGGTCGGTGGCTCATTTCAACTACTTGACGGCATAGGCGCGTTGGCCTACCTCGGGGTTCTGTTCACGACCTATGCCGCCTCCCGGCGCAAGGCGAAGTCGCATTGGCAACTGAACCGCTCCGCCGCTGAGTTCATCAAGTCGATGTGCTGGCGATACGCCGTGCACGGCTCCCCGTTCGACACCGGCACCCAGCATCCGGAAGCAGTGTTCGCCAACCGGCTCGAAGAGGGCCTGCAGGAGCTCAGGAAGGTCGGCTGGGTGGATCCCCGTGACGAGATGAGCGATGCCGGCGGCGGGCTCATCACGGAGTCCATGCGGGAGTTACGGAGCAGGGCCTTCACGGTACGCAAGGAAACCTACGTACGGGACCGGCTGATCGAACAGCGGCGCTGGTACCGCAGGCGCCAGCATGTTTCGCGGCGCGGCGCGCTGGTCTGGTCAAGCGCCATCGCCGCGCTGACCACGCCGGCGCTGGCGCTCAGCCTGCTGCAGACATTCGGGGCCGCCCGGTCCTTCGCGCTGACAGGTGCACTCTCGGCGGCAGCGGCTGCCTGCCTGGCATGGAACGAGATGCGTCGTCATCACCCGCTGATCTCCGCGCACTCACTGGTCGAGAAGGATCTGGAGTCGATGCAGGCCGCCATGGAGACCAGTCTGACCGAACGGCAGTGGCCGGTCGCGGTCTTCGAGACCGAGCGGATCGTCTCCCCGGAACACACCGACTGGCTGGCCCGGCATCGCATGTGA
- a CDS encoding FXSXX-COOH protein: MKTNESNSSFANAKSRVPLAEIDASGVEVTRKLDRVFSTSTGRSTKASTFSSAL; encoded by the coding sequence GTGAAGACCAACGAATCCAACTCATCCTTCGCCAATGCGAAGAGCCGTGTGCCGCTCGCCGAGATCGATGCCAGTGGTGTCGAAGTCACCAGGAAGCTCGATCGGGTATTCAGCACGTCAACCGGCCGCTCCACCAAGGCGTCAACCTTCAGCTCGGCTCTCTGA
- a CDS encoding DUF1684 domain-containing protein, with amino-acid sequence MSTDTQQTQQVGQAQQVGQVRQAEEEWTRWHEERTATVSAPYGPLSLTGTHWLSDHPEGRIPAVPGQWREDGDELVLTAVPDDGLTVDGEPFTGEVRLTADRGAIEASRVAHGERRLVVLNREGLWAVRDFDPDSAARKSFRAIEATSYDARWALTGTFRSYGTTRSVRVENADGVERGLGLGGEIAFEVDGTEHTLQVAVEQEGSLWAVFADATSGKSSYRFRFLRPAAPAEDGSVTVDLNRAVLPPCAFADHFICPFPPPGNTLPVAVEAGERNRIDN; translated from the coding sequence ATGAGCACGGACACGCAGCAGACGCAACAAGTGGGGCAGGCGCAACAAGTGGGGCAGGTGCGGCAGGCGGAGGAGGAATGGACCCGCTGGCATGAGGAGCGCACGGCCACGGTCTCGGCACCGTACGGACCGCTCTCCCTCACCGGCACGCACTGGCTGTCGGACCACCCGGAGGGTCGAATTCCGGCCGTCCCCGGGCAGTGGCGGGAGGACGGCGACGAACTGGTGCTCACAGCCGTCCCCGATGACGGGCTCACCGTCGACGGGGAGCCCTTCACCGGCGAGGTGCGGCTCACCGCGGACCGCGGCGCGATCGAAGCCTCCCGCGTCGCGCACGGCGAGCGGCGGCTGGTCGTGCTGAACCGTGAAGGGCTGTGGGCGGTACGGGACTTCGACCCGGACTCCGCAGCGCGGAAATCCTTCCGGGCCATCGAGGCGACGTCGTACGACGCCCGCTGGGCGCTGACGGGCACCTTCCGGTCGTACGGCACCACCCGCTCGGTCCGGGTCGAGAACGCCGACGGAGTCGAGCGCGGACTCGGCCTCGGCGGTGAGATCGCCTTCGAGGTGGACGGAACGGAGCACACCCTGCAGGTCGCGGTCGAGCAGGAGGGCTCGCTCTGGGCGGTCTTCGCCGACGCCACCAGCGGGAAGAGCAGCTACCGCTTCCGCTTCCTGCGGCCCGCGGCGCCGGCGGAGGACGGCAGTGTGACGGTCGACCTCAACCGCGCGGTGCTGCCGCCGTGCGCCTTCGCCGACCACTTCATCTGCCCCTTCCCGCCCCCCGGCAACACCCTTCCCGTCGCGGTCGAGGCGGGGGAGCGGAACCGGATCGACAACTGA
- a CDS encoding S1 family peptidase, which produces MRIKRTTPLSGMARRSRAVAIAAGLVAVAALAVPSAHANSTGTFSANQLTAASDAVLGADIAGTAWNVDPATKTLRVTVDSTVSQAEIKQIKESAGANAGALRIERTSGTFNKLLSGGDAIYAPGWRCSLGFNVRSGSTYYFLTAGHCTDGNPPWYTNSSNSTSIGPTVGSSFPTNDYGIVRYDNASVAHAGTVGSQDITSAANATVGMSVTRRGSTTGIHSGTVTALNATVNYGGGDIVYGMIQTNVCAEPGDSGGPLYSGTRAIGLTSGGSGNCSSGGTTFFQPVTEALSAYGVSVY; this is translated from the coding sequence GTGAGGATCAAGCGCACCACCCCCCTCAGCGGCATGGCGAGACGAAGCAGGGCCGTCGCGATCGCCGCAGGCCTTGTCGCTGTCGCCGCCCTCGCCGTGCCCAGCGCCCACGCCAACTCCACCGGGACGTTCAGCGCCAACCAGCTCACCGCCGCGAGCGACGCCGTGCTCGGCGCGGACATCGCCGGAACCGCCTGGAACGTCGACCCGGCGACCAAGACCCTGAGGGTCACGGTCGACAGCACGGTCTCCCAGGCCGAGATCAAGCAGATCAAGGAGTCTGCGGGAGCCAACGCCGGCGCCCTGCGGATCGAGCGCACGTCCGGCACGTTCAACAAGCTGCTCTCCGGCGGCGACGCCATCTACGCACCCGGCTGGCGCTGTTCGCTGGGCTTCAACGTCCGTAGCGGCAGCACCTACTACTTCCTGACCGCCGGTCACTGCACCGACGGCAACCCGCCGTGGTACACCAACTCGTCGAACTCCACGAGCATCGGTCCGACGGTCGGATCGAGCTTCCCGACCAACGACTACGGCATCGTGCGGTACGACAACGCCTCGGTCGCCCACGCGGGCACCGTCGGCAGCCAGGACATCACCAGCGCGGCCAACGCCACCGTCGGTATGTCCGTCACCCGCCGCGGCTCCACCACGGGCATCCACAGCGGAACCGTCACCGCCCTCAACGCCACGGTCAACTACGGCGGCGGCGACATCGTCTACGGCATGATCCAGACAAACGTGTGTGCGGAACCCGGCGACTCGGGTGGTCCGCTCTACTCCGGCACCAGGGCGATCGGACTCACCTCGGGCGGCAGCGGCAACTGCAGCTCCGGTGGTACGACGTTCTTCCAGCCGGTCACGGAGGCGCTCAGCGCATACGGCGTCAGCGTCTACTGA
- a CDS encoding NtaA/DmoA family FMN-dependent monooxygenase (This protein belongs to a clade of FMN-dependent monooxygenases, within a broader family of flavin-dependent oxidoreductases, the luciferase-like monooxygenase (LMM) family, some of whose members use coenzyme F420 rather than FMN.): MTAPTRKQMHLAAHFPGVNNTTVWTDPRSKSQIDFSSFEHLARTAERGRFDFFFLAEGLRLREHNGRIHDLDVVGRPESLTVLSALAAVTDRLGLAATVNATFNEPYELARRLATLDHLSDGRAAWNVVTSSDAFTGENFRRGGYLDRADLPQVLGSARTGGTPYTRAAEFVATARELWDTWTPDGTARPFRHQGQHFTIEGEFTVPRSPQGHPVVIQAGDSPEGREFAASAADVVFTRHGTLEAGRTFYTDVKARLAKYGRQPDDLKIMPGVTFVLGDSDAEAQESAAEIRRQQISPQNAILALEQVWGRDLSSYDPDGPLPEFDPDPDSGLVQGRVRIGDPLAVAARWRALSEAKGLSIRQTVIETTGRQSFIGSPETVASELIEFVSTDAADGFILVPHLTPGGLDDFVDRVVPLLQERGAFRSEYTGSTLRSHLGLADPVGKD; this comes from the coding sequence ATGACCGCACCGACGCGGAAGCAGATGCACCTGGCCGCCCACTTCCCCGGCGTGAACAACACCACTGTCTGGACCGACCCCCGCTCGAAGAGCCAGATCGACTTCTCCTCCTTCGAGCACCTCGCCCGCACGGCCGAGCGCGGCAGGTTCGACTTCTTCTTTCTCGCGGAGGGGCTCCGGCTGCGCGAGCACAACGGGCGGATCCACGATCTGGACGTGGTCGGCCGACCCGAGTCCCTCACGGTGCTGAGCGCTCTGGCCGCCGTCACCGACCGGCTCGGCCTCGCCGCCACGGTCAACGCGACCTTCAACGAGCCGTACGAACTGGCCCGGCGGCTCGCCACCCTCGACCACCTCAGCGACGGCCGGGCCGCCTGGAACGTCGTCACCTCCTCCGATGCCTTCACCGGGGAGAACTTCCGGCGCGGCGGTTATCTCGACCGGGCCGACCTCCCCCAAGTTCTCGGCTCCGCTCGAACAGGGGGGACCCCCTACACCCGGGCCGCAGAGTTCGTCGCCACCGCCCGCGAACTGTGGGACACCTGGACCCCCGACGGAACCGCGCGCCCCTTCCGTCACCAGGGGCAGCACTTCACCATCGAGGGCGAGTTCACCGTCCCGCGCTCCCCGCAGGGCCACCCGGTCGTCATCCAGGCCGGGGACTCCCCGGAAGGCCGCGAGTTCGCAGCGTCCGCCGCTGACGTCGTCTTCACCCGGCACGGCACGCTGGAGGCGGGCCGCACCTTCTACACCGACGTCAAGGCGCGGCTGGCGAAGTACGGCCGGCAACCCGACGATCTGAAGATCATGCCCGGCGTCACCTTCGTCCTCGGCGACAGCGACGCCGAGGCCCAGGAGTCGGCGGCCGAGATCCGCCGCCAGCAGATCTCCCCGCAGAACGCGATCCTCGCCCTGGAGCAGGTCTGGGGCCGCGACCTCTCCTCGTACGATCCCGACGGGCCGCTCCCCGAGTTCGACCCGGACCCCGACTCCGGACTGGTCCAGGGCCGGGTCAGGATCGGCGACCCGCTCGCCGTCGCGGCCCGCTGGCGCGCGCTGTCCGAGGCCAAGGGGCTGTCCATCAGGCAGACGGTCATCGAGACGACCGGGCGACAGTCGTTCATCGGCAGCCCGGAGACAGTCGCCTCGGAGCTCATCGAGTTCGTCTCGACCGACGCGGCCGACGGCTTCATCCTCGTACCGCATCTCACCCCGGGCGGCCTCGACGACTTCGTCGACCGGGTCGTCCCGCTCCTCCAGGAACGCGGAGCCTTCCGCTCCGAATACACCGGTTCCACTCTCCGGTCCCATCTCGGGCTGGCCGATCCGGTAGGGAAGGATTGA
- the fsxC gene encoding FxsC protein translates to MRVLTQDGGRVHASTQPRAADHRPYFFLSYAHTPGYGGGTDPDMWVERLFQDLCGHVMAMTDLPAGASAGFMDREIRSGEGWSERLGSVLATCRVFVPLFSPRYFASEMCGKEWHAFEQRAIAHRARSNQPAEAIVPALWVPVPPNQLPGPAERLQFNHRDFGDRYVSDGLYGLIKLRLFAEEYERAVYELAKRIVSVAATARIEVGRPVDYRLAPSAFGSLSSGAGAPRPMKVTIVAPTRHDLPEGRSADYYGDNPHDWNPYHPASVRPLAYVAEDLVRALNYQATITSFDEESGHAESKGPPSRPEILVVDRWALMDEDRRRRLAAFDAENRPWVTMVVPWNREDPQSRAAEAELTEKLEQTMPSKIRQGRAYCRAAARGVPSMDAFGQVLPQVVEAAAQQYLRHAAVYPPATGGGHTERTRLMGPMGNTQFIPDMHDPATDAEDV, encoded by the coding sequence ATGCGAGTGCTCACACAGGACGGGGGTCGTGTGCACGCATCAACGCAACCGCGAGCGGCGGACCATCGGCCGTACTTCTTCTTGAGCTATGCGCATACACCGGGGTACGGCGGTGGGACGGACCCGGATATGTGGGTCGAGCGACTGTTTCAGGATCTCTGCGGCCATGTGATGGCCATGACCGACCTTCCGGCGGGTGCCTCCGCCGGGTTCATGGACCGGGAGATACGGTCCGGCGAGGGGTGGTCGGAACGGCTCGGTAGCGTGTTGGCCACCTGCCGGGTGTTCGTTCCGCTCTTCTCGCCGCGCTACTTCGCCAGCGAGATGTGCGGAAAGGAGTGGCACGCTTTCGAACAGCGTGCCATCGCCCACCGGGCCCGCAGCAATCAGCCGGCGGAGGCGATCGTGCCCGCTCTGTGGGTGCCGGTTCCACCGAACCAACTGCCGGGGCCGGCGGAGCGGTTGCAGTTCAATCACCGTGATTTCGGGGACCGTTACGTCAGTGACGGACTCTACGGGCTGATCAAACTCAGGCTCTTCGCCGAGGAGTACGAACGAGCCGTCTACGAACTCGCGAAACGAATCGTCAGCGTCGCGGCCACCGCCCGGATCGAAGTGGGTCGCCCCGTCGACTACCGGCTGGCCCCAAGCGCCTTCGGTTCGCTGAGCAGCGGTGCCGGTGCCCCTCGCCCGATGAAGGTGACCATCGTGGCGCCCACCCGGCACGACCTGCCCGAGGGGCGTAGTGCCGACTACTACGGAGACAACCCGCACGACTGGAACCCGTACCATCCGGCCTCTGTGCGCCCTCTGGCCTATGTCGCCGAGGACCTGGTGCGTGCCCTCAACTATCAGGCCACCATTACCTCCTTCGACGAGGAGTCCGGCCACGCGGAGAGCAAAGGGCCACCTAGCAGGCCGGAGATCCTCGTCGTCGACCGCTGGGCGCTGATGGACGAGGACCGACGCCGCAGACTCGCAGCCTTCGACGCCGAGAACCGGCCATGGGTGACCATGGTGGTGCCCTGGAACCGCGAGGACCCTCAGAGCAGAGCCGCCGAGGCGGAGCTGACCGAGAAGCTCGAACAGACCATGCCGTCCAAGATTCGCCAAGGGCGGGCCTATTGCCGAGCCGCGGCAAGAGGAGTGCCGAGCATGGACGCCTTCGGACAGGTACTGCCCCAGGTCGTGGAGGCGGCGGCTCAGCAGTACCTGCGCCATGCGGCGGTCTATCCGCCGGCGACGGGCGGCGGCCACACTGAACGGACACGACTGATGGGGCCCATGGGCAACACGCAGTTCATACCGGACATGCACGACCCTGCGACGGATGCGGAGGACGTATGA
- the fxsB gene encoding radical SAM/SPASM protein FxsB, inactivated metallohydrolase extension form — translation MTGPLVPFREIVLKVHSRCDLACDHCYVYEHADQSWRTRPKAISDEAISWTAQRLAEHALTHALPSVSVILHGGEPLLAGPARLRRVCEELTSALNGIAALDLRIHTNGLQLSPRYLDLFDEFGVRVGISLDGDRTANDRHRRFADGRTSHPLVLRAVALLRQQRYRHLNLGLLCTVDIRNDPHAVFDALAELEPPLIDFLLPHATWDQPPPRPDGSPTAYADWLLAIFDRWREQGRPVPVRFFSSVLSTLSGGPSLTESLGLAPTDLVVVETDGQLEQVDSLKSAYEGAAATGFDVFTHSFDEVAAHPGVRARQLGLDGVSETCRSCPVVRSCGGGLYTHRYKSVDAVDPARAFDHPSVYCEDLEALVRGIEERTSASAVPAAVADPTELGAEQRDLTRTALAVLHGDLDGLGGDHWAAAWELASTVEGSEDGSRGLDEALAHPYARSWLHDALSAVHEERPGAGRVAWRLSSYVAAAVIRAGLDLAVPVAYRAGVLALPGLGSLRIDGPQDDGTAQVRVTDDGFLVRRAGDSRQGAFERRIVRGGAAGRDWLPVRRLGGGEAPGSAPRWVLDDLDPYRDCFRDRPAARLRQDEADRLGAGLDRAWARIAKRAPRHAAEMAESLTTVTPLTGPAPGEPSVGRHGYGALGIRPDDSAEQLPRALLRGFRRAKLRALLDVTDLYASDGSWEHRTPWQEELVPFSRLLAETYERVALGAFEPHYLDGVPQAIETLEHAAELTVSGKQLLDLMRKEV, via the coding sequence ATGACAGGACCCCTGGTCCCCTTCCGTGAAATCGTGCTCAAAGTGCACAGCAGGTGTGATCTTGCCTGCGATCATTGCTACGTCTATGAACATGCTGATCAGAGCTGGCGTACCCGCCCTAAGGCAATCTCTGATGAGGCAATTTCCTGGACCGCTCAACGCTTGGCTGAGCATGCTCTGACGCATGCGCTGCCCTCCGTGTCAGTGATCCTGCACGGAGGGGAGCCTCTCTTGGCGGGCCCCGCGCGTCTGCGCCGCGTCTGCGAGGAGCTGACCTCGGCACTGAACGGTATCGCCGCTCTCGATCTACGGATCCATACCAACGGCCTGCAGCTCAGCCCGCGCTATCTGGACCTCTTCGACGAGTTCGGCGTCAGGGTCGGTATCTCGCTCGACGGCGACCGGACCGCCAATGACCGGCACCGCCGGTTCGCCGACGGACGCACCAGCCACCCCCTGGTCCTCCGAGCCGTCGCGCTTCTGCGCCAGCAGCGCTACCGCCACCTCAACCTCGGCCTTCTGTGTACCGTGGACATCCGGAACGATCCGCACGCGGTGTTCGACGCCCTGGCCGAACTCGAACCGCCGCTCATCGACTTCCTTCTTCCGCACGCCACCTGGGACCAGCCTCCGCCACGTCCGGACGGATCGCCCACGGCCTATGCCGACTGGCTCCTCGCGATCTTCGACCGCTGGAGAGAGCAGGGCCGGCCGGTGCCGGTTCGGTTCTTCTCCTCGGTCCTGTCCACGCTGAGCGGCGGCCCCAGCCTCACCGAGTCCCTCGGGCTCGCCCCCACCGACCTCGTCGTCGTGGAGACCGACGGCCAGTTGGAGCAGGTCGACTCGCTCAAGAGTGCCTACGAGGGTGCGGCAGCCACCGGGTTCGACGTCTTCACGCACAGCTTCGACGAGGTCGCGGCCCATCCCGGGGTCCGGGCCCGGCAGCTCGGACTGGACGGCGTCAGCGAGACCTGCCGCAGCTGCCCCGTCGTGCGTTCGTGCGGCGGCGGTCTCTACACGCACCGCTACAAGTCGGTGGATGCCGTGGATCCAGCCCGGGCGTTCGACCACCCTTCCGTGTACTGCGAGGATCTCGAGGCGCTGGTGCGCGGCATCGAGGAGCGGACGTCGGCCTCCGCGGTACCGGCCGCGGTGGCGGACCCCACCGAGCTGGGCGCCGAACAGCGGGACCTCACCCGCACCGCACTCGCCGTGCTCCACGGCGACCTGGACGGACTCGGCGGCGACCACTGGGCCGCCGCCTGGGAGCTGGCGTCGACGGTCGAGGGCTCCGAGGACGGATCGCGAGGCCTGGACGAGGCGCTCGCACACCCCTACGCCCGCAGCTGGCTGCACGACGCACTCTCCGCCGTGCACGAGGAGAGGCCCGGCGCCGGGAGGGTCGCGTGGCGGCTGTCGTCGTATGTCGCGGCTGCCGTGATCCGTGCCGGGCTCGATCTGGCCGTACCGGTCGCCTACCGGGCCGGCGTGCTCGCCCTGCCCGGCCTCGGCTCACTGCGGATCGACGGGCCGCAGGACGACGGCACGGCCCAGGTGCGCGTCACGGACGACGGCTTCCTGGTGCGCCGTGCGGGTGACAGCCGGCAGGGTGCTTTCGAACGGCGGATCGTGCGGGGCGGGGCGGCCGGTCGGGACTGGCTGCCGGTGCGCCGGCTCGGCGGCGGTGAAGCGCCCGGCTCGGCGCCCCGTTGGGTGCTCGACGACCTGGACCCGTACCGCGACTGCTTCCGCGACCGCCCTGCCGCCCGGCTCCGGCAGGATGAGGCCGACCGCCTCGGCGCCGGGCTGGACCGGGCCTGGGCACGGATCGCGAAGCGCGCACCTCGGCACGCCGCGGAGATGGCCGAAAGTCTGACCACGGTGACGCCACTGACCGGCCCGGCGCCGGGGGAGCCCTCGGTGGGTCGGCACGGATACGGCGCGCTCGGTATCCGACCGGACGACAGTGCCGAGCAGTTGCCACGCGCTCTGCTGCGGGGCTTTCGCCGGGCAAAGCTCCGGGCGTTGCTCGACGTCACAGATCTTTACGCGTCGGACGGCTCCTGGGAACATCGGACGCCGTGGCAGGAGGAACTGGTTCCGTTTTCTCGACTGCTGGCTGAAACGTACGAACGGGTGGCGCTCGGGGCATTCGAGCCGCATTATCTCGACGGCGTACCGCAGGCCATCGAGACGCTGGAGCATGCAGCCGAGCTCACCGTCAGCGGAAAGCAGCTGCTCGACCTGATGAGAAAAGAGGTCTGA